Proteins encoded in a region of the Cheilinus undulatus linkage group 8, ASM1832078v1, whole genome shotgun sequence genome:
- the atn1 gene encoding atrophin-1 isoform X3 has product MKTRTHKESMPMRSGRRRGASEERRGRRPHASPTRPERNDRQTQRGAGEELAGNRFSRRSQGHDSSESEGEELVSPPKRQKVQDPASTPNPPTSTHSTDSSAPSNVPPPTSVANQSRESDNEDGQSQGSRSSVVGSLANSSSSLSSGRDIDQDNRSSSPSLSASPLGSLDSDSDGPDSPKQGEREREKGKEGGVGKVAGEDRRALREGRGGEEPCGDGEKREVDARIEDCPSLKPPSTPCSSAGLTPSMRGAGDSSNDSNSGRKSYFSMDSKLMCKVEYGGPPSVDGALSGNRMNSKASSQCGTKTISGGEFPHNSPNIPHPLPPPLPPPPALKPLELGGQNLPAEVKTERDKIEKTDKLLDKSNPPSLLPQTSPLPQSQSQTQPSAHPHHYSSSSWQGGTATGCQGSWGYTRYPGNHHPHQPQHQPPVQQQQLPSVYNPPSSRHSSSHPSYLPHPHPHREYLPRYAGGGGDRERGAAGERERGARGECGGREINREFSAPISSSSNNSGGGNSNSACSGIGGSNNIQGRDFGGLPVSQNRDFQGSGRDGPNLGPDRRDFGPAFRDRERERERDTGRDFPLPNQNQSRDFGPNGTSGGHSRDKDGGRWAEFGSQSRDVVNASNPNNNPIPPSSTSGLPGAQVLNRDPPTSPQNNPNHTSHPSQPPHPHPHPPNSSNRDFPPSLDQAQTPSSGTDHFHREYPPTGGKDFPPSAPPSTGTNREYLSPPGVAPNLGREYSGPGGTHHPHPAHPHYQSGSRDRERDPNLRDSALYQNRGGPNQPPALSPSSSSSHHGHPPTASYPPPPPPLPPSQTSHTQPPPSSMAPNARPPHYQSSSQTPPTPLSPLPSPSTNQMGSFSSFPPGSSSGGNMPLPGPGVSSSCSPGCRPSPFHGTLNSHPPFSGTYHSNGNSGSNMANSNSNSSASSNSNTNSQSLSPQSVSKGPPPLSNSANNNISLPASNSSIPGGEGHADSAQPPTPLIKEEPIEDREESESPPPVLRSPSPEPKPVDIPIHASQSARFHKVLDRGSGNSCARSDVLFVPLDGSKLWKKRNEVIERARREVEQRARDLREKERERERERERERELDRHLQQQKDINATGGGRQGSSLFFPSSTSIILDPSSSSSSSAGNSVSHPAPHPQHHPSHPHAHLPPAHHLHPGLAHSIPHSLLLPSMAGASAVVGGPQGALGIGLGGPYLGPDTPALRTLSEYARPHAMSPLGAASRAQAHHPQVHHGHPHVHPSFFLPQFQNHALGHPHHLPADAATAAAILGFLYGGSLEGGPGVGGHPGVAGGPIPGGIGGAGLGGVGFPHTMAAHRDRIKPGFEFKSDDRVYPPGSIPDPAALALAHSHSHAHAHAHANAHANAHSLLLGGGAAGANEVALYGTPPPAPPGPPHLQNPTLAQVTRPPNPPAPQSLSNPPPSSLLPPSLPSHPSSAPPTAPTAPPGPAAPQPAPPPPQPAPPTSSATSLHHPVPHSSFPSSLSSHLPPAPAPAAPPEAYPTPTRSPASFERERSGERERERERDRAPLPAFGERERERERERERGGSGGGGGGGGSGGGGGGGENLGRLQMLNVTPHHHQHSHIHSHLHLHQQDTATGGVHPLMDPLASGSPLARLPYPGATLGTPILAHPLTDSEVLRQQLFGAPFRDLPQPSSLTGPMSAAHQLQAMQQAQSAELQIQRLALEQQWIHHHHHHSLTQDEYYSHLKKESDKTL; this is encoded by the exons ATGAAAACACGGACTCACAAAGAATCG ATGCCCATGCGTAGTGGGCGACGGCGGGGGGCAAGCGAGGAGAGAAGGGGAAGGCGCCCGCACGCCAGCCCTACTCGCCCTGAGCGCAATGACAGACAAACG CAAAGAGGTGCTGGTGAGGAATTGGCTGGAAATCGCTTCAGTCGCAGATCACAAGGGCATGATTCATCAGAGAGTGAGGGGGAGGAACTTGTGTCTCCTCCAAAGAGGCAGAAAGTTCAG GATCCAGCCTCTACCCCAAACCCTCCAACATCAACACACTCGACTGACAGCTCAGCTCCTTCCAATGTCCCGCCTCCAACTTCGGTTGCCAACCAATCCCGTGAGAGTGACAATGAAGACGGCCAATCCCAGGGCAGTAGGAGCTCAGTTGTAGGGAGCCTGGCCAATAGCAGCAGTAGCCTGAGTAGTGGGCGGGATATAGACCAGGACAATCGTTCCTCATCCCCAAGTCTCTCTGCTTCCCCTCTGGGTAGCCTGGACTCTGATTCCGATGGCCCCGACTCACCAAAGCAAGGAGAGAGGGAACGGGAGAAAGGCAAGGAGGGAGGAGTGGGTAAGGTGGCAGGAGAGGATAGGAGGGCGCtaagagaggggagaggaggggaggagccCTGCGGAGATGGAGAAAAGCGGGAGGTGGATGCACGTATTGAAGACTGTCCATCTCTAAAGCCCCCCTCCACTCCTTGCTCCTCCGCGGGTCTGACTCCCTCCATGCGGGGAGCGGGGGATTCATCAAATGACAGCAATAGCGGGAGAAAGTCCTATTTTTCCATGGACTCTAAACTGATGTGTAAAGTTGAGTATGGAGGACCACCGAGCGTTGACGGTGCATTAAGTGGCAACAGAATGAATTCCAAAGCCAGTTCACAGTGTGGGACCAAGACTATCTCAGGAGGAGAATTTCCCCACAACAGCCCCAATATTCCCCACCCTTTGccccctccccttcctcctccaCCTGCGCTGAAGCCCCTGGAGCTCGGGGGACAAAACCTGCCTGCCGAGGTTAAGACTGAAAgagacaaaatagaaaaaacagacaaacttcTGGACAAATCCAATCCGCCATCTCTATTGCCTCAGACCAGCCCCCTCCCACAATCCCAGTCTCAAACCCAACCCTCTGCCCACCCTCACCACTATAGCTCCTCTAGCTGGCAGGGTGGCACAGCAACTGGTTGCCAAGGGAGCTGGGGTTACACCCGTTACCCTGGCAACCACCACCCGCACCAACCCCAGCACCAGCCACCCGTGCAGCAGCAACAACTTCCTTCAGTGTACAACCCTCCATCATCTCGCCACTCCTCCTCCCACCCCTCTTACCTCCCTCATCCCCACCCCCACAGGGAGTACCTTCCCAGGTACGCTGGAGGGGGAggggacagagagaggggggctgcaggagagagggagaggggagcGAGGGGGGAGTGTGGGGGGAGGGAGATAAACAGGGAGTTCTCCGCtcccatcagcagcagcagcaacaatagTGGTGGGGGTAATAGTAATAGTGCCTGTAGTGGGATAGGTGGATCAAACAACATCCAAGGCAGAGATTTTGGTGGTCTCCCAGTGAGCCAGAACCGAGACTTCCAAGGTTCTGGTAGAGATGGACCTAACTTGGGCCCTGACAGAAGAGACTTTGGCCCAGCTTTTAGAGACAGAGAACGAGAAAGGGAACGGGATACAGGGAGGGACTTTCCTCTGCCAAACCAAAACCAGAGTAGAGACTTTGGCCCCAATGGAACTAGCGGGGGGCATTCTAGAGACAAAGATGGAGGCAGATGGGCTGAGTTTGGGAGCCAGTCTAGAGATGTAGTAAATGCCAGTAACCCAAACAACAACCCCATTCCTCCAAGTTCCACCAGTGGGTTACCTGGTGCCCAAGTGCTGAACCGAGATCCTCCAACATCACCTCAGAACAATCCTAATCACACCTCCCATCCCTCTCAGCCTCCACATCCACACCCACATCCCCCAAACTCATCCAACAGAGACTTCCCTCCGTCCTTGGACCAGGCACAAACTCCCTCCTCTGGAACAGACCACTTTCACAGAGAGTATCCACCCACGGGAGGGAAAGACTTTCCTCCTAGTGCACCACCTTCTACCGGCACAAATCGAGAGTACCTTAGCCCGCCTGGTGTGGCGCCAAACCTAGGACGAGAGTATTCAGGACCTGGAGGAACCCATCACCCCCATCCAGCTCACCCACACTACCAGTCTGGGTctagagacagagaaagagaccCAAACTTGCGAGATTCTGCTCTGTACCAAAACCGTGGGGGCCCAAATCAACCTCCTGcactctctccttcctcttcttccagCCATCATGGACACCCACCAACTGCTTCTTACccccctccaccacctcctctaCCACCAAGTCAAACTTCCCATACTCAACCACCTCCATCAAGTATGGCCCCCAATGCACGTCCCCCACACTACCAATCCTCCTCCCAGACCCCTCCAACACCCCTATCCCCATTACCCAGCCCATCCACCAATCAGATGGGAAGCTTCTCATCTTTCCCCCCCGGCTCTTCCTCTGGAGGCAACATGCCCCTTCCTGGTCCAGGTGTATCATCCAGCTGTTCACCTGGATGTCGGCCCTCCCCTTTCCACGGCACTTTGAACAGCCACCCTCCATTCAGTGGAACGTACCACTCTAATGGGAACAGCGGCAGTAACATGGCCAATAGCAATAGCAACAGTAGTGCATCCAGCAACAGCAATACCAACTCGCAATCTCTTTCGCCTCAAAGTGTTTCCAAAGGACCCCCCCCTCTTAGCAACTCTGCCAACAACAACATTTCCCTCCCAGCGTCCAACTCTTCGATTCCTGGTGGAGAAGGACATGCAGATTCAGCCCAACCTCCAACACCTTTGATCAAAGAGGAACCAATAGAAGACAGGGAAGAGAGTGAAAGTCCACCACCAGTGCTGAGAAGCCCATCCCCTGAACCAAAACCTGTTGACATTCCAATCCACGCCAGCCAATCAGCAAG GTTTCACAAGGTCCTTGACCGTGGAAGTGGGAATTCCTGTGCTCGTAGTGATGTTCTTTTTGTCCCATTGGATGGCTCCAAACTGTGGAAGAAAAGGAATGAGGTTATTGAAAGGGCGCGTAGGGAGGTGGAACAGCGGGCTAGAGacctgagagagaaagagcgagaAAGAGAAAGGGAGCGTGAGCGTGAGAGGGAACTGGACCGACATCTACAG CAGCAGAAGGACATTAATGCCACAGGCGGAGGTCGCCAgggctcctctctcttcttcccCTCCTCGACTTCCATCATCCTCGACCCTTcgtcttcttcctcctcttccgcTGGGAATTCAGTCTCTCACCCTGCCCCTCACCCTCAGCATCATCCCTCACACCCACACGCTCACCTTCCACCGGCACACCACCTTCACCCCGGCCTTGCTCACTCTATCCCGCACTCCCTTCTCCTGCCGTCAATGGCAGGGGCCTCAGCGGTAGTTGGAGGCCCTCAGGGAGCCTTGGGAATAGGTTTAGGAGGTCCATATTTGGGCCCTGATACTCCAGCACTTAGAACCCTGAGTGAATACGCCCGCCCTCATGCTATGTCTCCACTTGGAGCTGCAAGTCGTGCTCAGGCACATCACCCTCAAGTCCATCATGGCCATCCCCACGTCCATCCTTCATTCTTTCTCCCTCAGTTCCAGAATCATGCTTTAGGCCACCCACATCACCTGCCGGCTGATgcagccacagcagcagccattttgggctttttatatGGTGGCAGCCTTGAGGGGGGTCCAGGTGTCGGAGGCCACCCTGGAGTGGCAGGAGGCCCAATACCTGGAGGGATTGGAGGCGCTGGGTTAGGAGGAGTTGGATTTCCTCACACAATGGCTGCACATCGAGATCGAATAAAGCCAGGATTTGAATTTAAGAGCGATGACCGGGTTTACCCACCAGGATCCATCCCTGATCCTGCAGCTCTTGCCCTCGCTCATTCTCATTCTCATGCTCATGCTCATGCTCATGCCAATGCCCATGCAAATGCGCACTCCCTGCTCCttggaggaggagcagcaggagcaAATGAGGTGGCACTTTATGGTACTCCTCCCCCAGCACCACCTGGCCCCCCACACCTCCAGAATCCAACTCTGGCCCAGGTAACTCGACCTCCCAACCCTCCAGCCCCTCAGTCCCTGTCTAATCcacctccctcttctctcctcccaccctctctcccctctcacCCGTCATCCGCCCCACCAACTGCTCCCACAGCCCCTCCAGGCCCTGCTGCTCCACAACcagcacctcctcctcctcagcctgCTCCACCAACCTCCAGCGCCACCTCACTTCATCACCCAGTCCCTCATTCTTCTTTTCCTAGCTCTCTGTCTTCTCATCTGCCGCCAGCCCCTGCCCCAGCCGCTCCCCCTGAGGCTTACCCCACTCCAACCCGCTCTCCTGCCTCCTTTGAGCGAGAGAGGAGTGGGGAAAGAGAacgggagagggagagagacagagcacCTTTACCCGCTTTTGGGGAACGAGAGcgggaaagagagagggagagagaaaggggaggaagtggtggaggtggaggaggaggggggagtggaggagggggaggtggaggagagaATCTGGGGCGTCTTCAAATGCTAAATGTGACACCCCATCATCACCAGCATTCACACATCCACTCCCACCTTCACCTGCACCAGCAAGACACAG CGACGGGCGGGGTTCACCCCCTGATGGACCCGTTGGCGTCGGGGTCTCCTTTGGCACGCCTCCCCTACCCAGGAGCCACACTAGGCACCCCCATCCTGGCTCACCCCCTCACTGACAGCGAGGTGCTCCGCCAACAGCTGTTCG GTGCTCCTTTCCGTGACCTGCCCCAGCCATCCTCCCTCACTGGTCCGATGTCAGCAGCCCATCAGCTCCAGGCCATGCAGCAGGCCCAGAGTGCAGAGCTGCAGAtccagagactggccctggaACAACAGTGGAttcatcaccatcaccaccacTCCCTCACCCAGGATGAGTACTACAG TCACTTGAAGAAGGAAAGTGACAAGACCCTGTGA
- the atn1 gene encoding atrophin-1 isoform X1, with the protein MKTRTHKESMPMRSGRRRGASEERRGRRPHASPTRPERNDRQTQRGAGEELAGNRFSRRSQGHDSSESEGEELVSPPKRQKVQDPASTPNPPTSTHSTDSSAPSNVPPPTSVANQSRESDNEDGQSQGSRSSVVGSLANSSSSLSSGRDIDQDNRSSSPSLSASPLGSLDSDSDGPDSPKQGEREREKGKEGGVGKVAGEDRRALREGRGGEEPCGDGEKREVDARIEDCPSLKPPSTPCSSAGLTPSMRGAGDSSNDSNSGRKSYFSMDSKLMCKVEYGGPPSVDGALSGNRMNSKASSQCGTKTISGGEFPHNSPNIPHPLPPPLPPPPALKPLELGGQNLPAEVKTERDKIEKTDKLLDKSNPPSLLPQTSPLPQSQSQTQPSAHPHHYSSSSWQGGTATGCQGSWGYTRYPGNHHPHQPQHQPPVQQQQLPSVYNPPSSRHSSSHPSYLPHPHPHREYLPRYAGGGGDRERGAAGERERGARGECGGREINREFSAPISSSSNNSGGGNSNSACSGIGGSNNIQGRDFGGLPVSQNRDFQGSGRDGPNLGPDRRDFGPAFRDRERERERDTGRDFPLPNQNQSRDFGPNGTSGGHSRDKDGGRWAEFGSQSRDVVNASNPNNNPIPPSSTSGLPGAQVLNRDPPTSPQNNPNHTSHPSQPPHPHPHPPNSSNRDFPPSLDQAQTPSSGTDHFHREYPPTGGKDFPPSAPPSTGTNREYLSPPGVAPNLGREYSGPGGTHHPHPAHPHYQSGSRDRERDPNLRDSALYQNRGGPNQPPALSPSSSSSHHGHPPTASYPPPPPPLPPSQTSHTQPPPSSMAPNARPPHYQSSSQTPPTPLSPLPSPSTNQMGSFSSFPPGSSSGGNMPLPGPGVSSSCSPGCRPSPFHGTLNSHPPFSGTYHSNGNSGSNMANSNSNSSASSNSNTNSQSLSPQSVSKGPPPLSNSANNNISLPASNSSIPGGEGHADSAQPPTPLIKEEPIEDREESESPPPVLRSPSPEPKPVDIPIHASQSARFHKVLDRGSGNSCARSDVLFVPLDGSKLWKKRNEVIERARREVEQRARDLREKERERERERERERELDRHLQQQKDINATGGGRQGSSLFFPSSTSIILDPSSSSSSSAGNSVSHPAPHPQHHPSHPHAHLPPAHHLHPGLAHSIPHSLLLPSMAGASAVVGGPQGALGIGLGGPYLGPDTPALRTLSEYARPHAMSPLGAASRAQAHHPQVHHGHPHVHPSFFLPQFQNHALGHPHHLPADAATAAAILGFLYGGSLEGGPGVGGHPGVAGGPIPGGIGGAGLGGVGFPHTMAAHRDRIKPGFEFKSDDRVYPPGSIPDPAALALAHSHSHAHAHAHANAHANAHSLLLGGGAAGANEVALYGTPPPAPPGPPHLQNPTLAQVTRPPNPPAPQSLSNPPPSSLLPPSLPSHPSSAPPTAPTAPPGPAAPQPAPPPPQPAPPTSSATSLHHPVPHSSFPSSLSSHLPPAPAPAAPPEAYPTPTRSPASFERERSGERERERERDRAPLPAFGERERERERERERGGSGGGGGGGGSGGGGGGGENLGRLQMLNVTPHHHQHSHIHSHLHLHQQDTATGGVHPLMDPLASGSPLARLPYPGATLGTPILAHPLTDSEVLRQQLFGEEKAPRPCAPFRDLPQPSSLTGPMSAAHQLQAMQQAQSAELQIQRLALEQQWIHHHHHHSLTQDEYYSHLKKESDKTL; encoded by the exons ATGAAAACACGGACTCACAAAGAATCG ATGCCCATGCGTAGTGGGCGACGGCGGGGGGCAAGCGAGGAGAGAAGGGGAAGGCGCCCGCACGCCAGCCCTACTCGCCCTGAGCGCAATGACAGACAAACG CAAAGAGGTGCTGGTGAGGAATTGGCTGGAAATCGCTTCAGTCGCAGATCACAAGGGCATGATTCATCAGAGAGTGAGGGGGAGGAACTTGTGTCTCCTCCAAAGAGGCAGAAAGTTCAG GATCCAGCCTCTACCCCAAACCCTCCAACATCAACACACTCGACTGACAGCTCAGCTCCTTCCAATGTCCCGCCTCCAACTTCGGTTGCCAACCAATCCCGTGAGAGTGACAATGAAGACGGCCAATCCCAGGGCAGTAGGAGCTCAGTTGTAGGGAGCCTGGCCAATAGCAGCAGTAGCCTGAGTAGTGGGCGGGATATAGACCAGGACAATCGTTCCTCATCCCCAAGTCTCTCTGCTTCCCCTCTGGGTAGCCTGGACTCTGATTCCGATGGCCCCGACTCACCAAAGCAAGGAGAGAGGGAACGGGAGAAAGGCAAGGAGGGAGGAGTGGGTAAGGTGGCAGGAGAGGATAGGAGGGCGCtaagagaggggagaggaggggaggagccCTGCGGAGATGGAGAAAAGCGGGAGGTGGATGCACGTATTGAAGACTGTCCATCTCTAAAGCCCCCCTCCACTCCTTGCTCCTCCGCGGGTCTGACTCCCTCCATGCGGGGAGCGGGGGATTCATCAAATGACAGCAATAGCGGGAGAAAGTCCTATTTTTCCATGGACTCTAAACTGATGTGTAAAGTTGAGTATGGAGGACCACCGAGCGTTGACGGTGCATTAAGTGGCAACAGAATGAATTCCAAAGCCAGTTCACAGTGTGGGACCAAGACTATCTCAGGAGGAGAATTTCCCCACAACAGCCCCAATATTCCCCACCCTTTGccccctccccttcctcctccaCCTGCGCTGAAGCCCCTGGAGCTCGGGGGACAAAACCTGCCTGCCGAGGTTAAGACTGAAAgagacaaaatagaaaaaacagacaaacttcTGGACAAATCCAATCCGCCATCTCTATTGCCTCAGACCAGCCCCCTCCCACAATCCCAGTCTCAAACCCAACCCTCTGCCCACCCTCACCACTATAGCTCCTCTAGCTGGCAGGGTGGCACAGCAACTGGTTGCCAAGGGAGCTGGGGTTACACCCGTTACCCTGGCAACCACCACCCGCACCAACCCCAGCACCAGCCACCCGTGCAGCAGCAACAACTTCCTTCAGTGTACAACCCTCCATCATCTCGCCACTCCTCCTCCCACCCCTCTTACCTCCCTCATCCCCACCCCCACAGGGAGTACCTTCCCAGGTACGCTGGAGGGGGAggggacagagagaggggggctgcaggagagagggagaggggagcGAGGGGGGAGTGTGGGGGGAGGGAGATAAACAGGGAGTTCTCCGCtcccatcagcagcagcagcaacaatagTGGTGGGGGTAATAGTAATAGTGCCTGTAGTGGGATAGGTGGATCAAACAACATCCAAGGCAGAGATTTTGGTGGTCTCCCAGTGAGCCAGAACCGAGACTTCCAAGGTTCTGGTAGAGATGGACCTAACTTGGGCCCTGACAGAAGAGACTTTGGCCCAGCTTTTAGAGACAGAGAACGAGAAAGGGAACGGGATACAGGGAGGGACTTTCCTCTGCCAAACCAAAACCAGAGTAGAGACTTTGGCCCCAATGGAACTAGCGGGGGGCATTCTAGAGACAAAGATGGAGGCAGATGGGCTGAGTTTGGGAGCCAGTCTAGAGATGTAGTAAATGCCAGTAACCCAAACAACAACCCCATTCCTCCAAGTTCCACCAGTGGGTTACCTGGTGCCCAAGTGCTGAACCGAGATCCTCCAACATCACCTCAGAACAATCCTAATCACACCTCCCATCCCTCTCAGCCTCCACATCCACACCCACATCCCCCAAACTCATCCAACAGAGACTTCCCTCCGTCCTTGGACCAGGCACAAACTCCCTCCTCTGGAACAGACCACTTTCACAGAGAGTATCCACCCACGGGAGGGAAAGACTTTCCTCCTAGTGCACCACCTTCTACCGGCACAAATCGAGAGTACCTTAGCCCGCCTGGTGTGGCGCCAAACCTAGGACGAGAGTATTCAGGACCTGGAGGAACCCATCACCCCCATCCAGCTCACCCACACTACCAGTCTGGGTctagagacagagaaagagaccCAAACTTGCGAGATTCTGCTCTGTACCAAAACCGTGGGGGCCCAAATCAACCTCCTGcactctctccttcctcttcttccagCCATCATGGACACCCACCAACTGCTTCTTACccccctccaccacctcctctaCCACCAAGTCAAACTTCCCATACTCAACCACCTCCATCAAGTATGGCCCCCAATGCACGTCCCCCACACTACCAATCCTCCTCCCAGACCCCTCCAACACCCCTATCCCCATTACCCAGCCCATCCACCAATCAGATGGGAAGCTTCTCATCTTTCCCCCCCGGCTCTTCCTCTGGAGGCAACATGCCCCTTCCTGGTCCAGGTGTATCATCCAGCTGTTCACCTGGATGTCGGCCCTCCCCTTTCCACGGCACTTTGAACAGCCACCCTCCATTCAGTGGAACGTACCACTCTAATGGGAACAGCGGCAGTAACATGGCCAATAGCAATAGCAACAGTAGTGCATCCAGCAACAGCAATACCAACTCGCAATCTCTTTCGCCTCAAAGTGTTTCCAAAGGACCCCCCCCTCTTAGCAACTCTGCCAACAACAACATTTCCCTCCCAGCGTCCAACTCTTCGATTCCTGGTGGAGAAGGACATGCAGATTCAGCCCAACCTCCAACACCTTTGATCAAAGAGGAACCAATAGAAGACAGGGAAGAGAGTGAAAGTCCACCACCAGTGCTGAGAAGCCCATCCCCTGAACCAAAACCTGTTGACATTCCAATCCACGCCAGCCAATCAGCAAG GTTTCACAAGGTCCTTGACCGTGGAAGTGGGAATTCCTGTGCTCGTAGTGATGTTCTTTTTGTCCCATTGGATGGCTCCAAACTGTGGAAGAAAAGGAATGAGGTTATTGAAAGGGCGCGTAGGGAGGTGGAACAGCGGGCTAGAGacctgagagagaaagagcgagaAAGAGAAAGGGAGCGTGAGCGTGAGAGGGAACTGGACCGACATCTACAG CAGCAGAAGGACATTAATGCCACAGGCGGAGGTCGCCAgggctcctctctcttcttcccCTCCTCGACTTCCATCATCCTCGACCCTTcgtcttcttcctcctcttccgcTGGGAATTCAGTCTCTCACCCTGCCCCTCACCCTCAGCATCATCCCTCACACCCACACGCTCACCTTCCACCGGCACACCACCTTCACCCCGGCCTTGCTCACTCTATCCCGCACTCCCTTCTCCTGCCGTCAATGGCAGGGGCCTCAGCGGTAGTTGGAGGCCCTCAGGGAGCCTTGGGAATAGGTTTAGGAGGTCCATATTTGGGCCCTGATACTCCAGCACTTAGAACCCTGAGTGAATACGCCCGCCCTCATGCTATGTCTCCACTTGGAGCTGCAAGTCGTGCTCAGGCACATCACCCTCAAGTCCATCATGGCCATCCCCACGTCCATCCTTCATTCTTTCTCCCTCAGTTCCAGAATCATGCTTTAGGCCACCCACATCACCTGCCGGCTGATgcagccacagcagcagccattttgggctttttatatGGTGGCAGCCTTGAGGGGGGTCCAGGTGTCGGAGGCCACCCTGGAGTGGCAGGAGGCCCAATACCTGGAGGGATTGGAGGCGCTGGGTTAGGAGGAGTTGGATTTCCTCACACAATGGCTGCACATCGAGATCGAATAAAGCCAGGATTTGAATTTAAGAGCGATGACCGGGTTTACCCACCAGGATCCATCCCTGATCCTGCAGCTCTTGCCCTCGCTCATTCTCATTCTCATGCTCATGCTCATGCTCATGCCAATGCCCATGCAAATGCGCACTCCCTGCTCCttggaggaggagcagcaggagcaAATGAGGTGGCACTTTATGGTACTCCTCCCCCAGCACCACCTGGCCCCCCACACCTCCAGAATCCAACTCTGGCCCAGGTAACTCGACCTCCCAACCCTCCAGCCCCTCAGTCCCTGTCTAATCcacctccctcttctctcctcccaccctctctcccctctcacCCGTCATCCGCCCCACCAACTGCTCCCACAGCCCCTCCAGGCCCTGCTGCTCCACAACcagcacctcctcctcctcagcctgCTCCACCAACCTCCAGCGCCACCTCACTTCATCACCCAGTCCCTCATTCTTCTTTTCCTAGCTCTCTGTCTTCTCATCTGCCGCCAGCCCCTGCCCCAGCCGCTCCCCCTGAGGCTTACCCCACTCCAACCCGCTCTCCTGCCTCCTTTGAGCGAGAGAGGAGTGGGGAAAGAGAacgggagagggagagagacagagcacCTTTACCCGCTTTTGGGGAACGAGAGcgggaaagagagagggagagagaaaggggaggaagtggtggaggtggaggaggaggggggagtggaggagggggaggtggaggagagaATCTGGGGCGTCTTCAAATGCTAAATGTGACACCCCATCATCACCAGCATTCACACATCCACTCCCACCTTCACCTGCACCAGCAAGACACAG CGACGGGCGGGGTTCACCCCCTGATGGACCCGTTGGCGTCGGGGTCTCCTTTGGCACGCCTCCCCTACCCAGGAGCCACACTAGGCACCCCCATCCTGGCTCACCCCCTCACTGACAGCGAGGTGCTCCGCCAACAGCTGTTCGGTGAGGAGAAGGCTCCTCGTCCAT GTGCTCCTTTCCGTGACCTGCCCCAGCCATCCTCCCTCACTGGTCCGATGTCAGCAGCCCATCAGCTCCAGGCCATGCAGCAGGCCCAGAGTGCAGAGCTGCAGAtccagagactggccctggaACAACAGTGGAttcatcaccatcaccaccacTCCCTCACCCAGGATGAGTACTACAG TCACTTGAAGAAGGAAAGTGACAAGACCCTGTGA